A region of the Thermogemmatispora onikobensis genome:
CCAAGCCGAGGGTTGTCATTCGATTCATCATGGCCTTTTCCTCGAATTCGTCTGGTTAAGATGCCAAATTGTTTCCAGGATCTGGCTGCCTATATATACGCAGGGCGCCGGGAGGTGTTGCAGGGCCAGCAAGAGCAAGGAGCAGGTAGCCTTTGGCCGCCAGTCCTCGGCTTCCACATTTTCAGCACTCTGGGGTTGACCCGAGCAGCCAGGCCAGGTCAGCTCGATCCCCCCTCGATGCGATTGGGAGGAGCCACTATTGTCAGTCTTCCGGAGCTGCAGTATAATACGAACGCAAAAGCTAGCTAGCGGGAGGCAATGCGAGGTCTATGGGAGGACCAGCACTCATCATTAATCCCAGCGATGGGCTTTTCCTGGCCAGCTTCTTCGGTTTCTTGCTGTCGCTGCCCCTTGCGCTCTTTATCATCTTCTGGGTCAGCGTAGTGCTGGTCAGGCGGCGCTGGGCGGTGCTTCTGGGAACCTTCATCGGGGCGTTTATCGGCCTGCTCGCTATTCTGGGTTGGGTCGATACGCTGATTTTCGATACACCATTGCCCAATGCCCAGGTTGGGGCGACCTTCTTCGGCTCGTTGTTCCTGTGCAGCGTGCTGGGTCTGGTTGGCGGCATGCTGACCGACTGGCTTGTCGCGCGGGCGGAGAGCCGTCGCTCACGTCGGCCCACCACGCTCGTCCCCGAGTGAGTCAGCTGCGGCTGGGGCCAGCCAGGAATGTCGCCTGTCGCCAGGGGGCGTCTTTTTTTGACTGAGGGCCAGTGAGTAGGTGAATGGTGGTCTATGTTCTATTTGCTGCATGGCGATGATGAGTTCAGCAGCCGCGAAGCGCTGCGGCGCCTCCGTCGGCAGGGGGATTTTGGCTACAACCAGGATGTCTACCACGGCGACGAAACCGAGCTGGCAACCATCGTAGCGACGTGCAGTACGCTCCCTTTCCTGAGCGAAGGTCGGCTAGTAATCGTCGAGGGGCTGCCCCGCAAGCGACGGAGTAGTTCCTCGACCGCTCAGGAGCGAGAGGCAGCCAGCGTTTCTGCCGAGAGCGATCAGGGGGCAGGCTCAGCAACAGGAGAGGGTGCCGGGGAGCGCAAGCGCAGTCGGGCGCGCAAGGGGAGCAAGAAAGCGGGTCCTGCTTCGCGTGCCGATTTTGAGCAGGGGCTGGCGAGCTTTGTGCCGGCGATGCCGGCCTCGACTACCTTGATCCTCCTGGTTGATGAGGCCCTTGAGGCGCGTCATCCTCTTGTGGAGGCGGCCCGCCGTCATGGTCAGGAGATCAAAAGTTTGCTCCCCAAAGGAGCCGCGCTCGAACGGTGGATCGAGGAGCGCGCCGCGCAGCTCAAGGTCCGCATTACGCACGAGGCGGTAACGCTGCTGGCGAACTTCATCGGCAGCCAGACCCGTATGCTGGCCAACGAGTTGGAGAAGCTTGCCACATATGTCGGTGAAGGCGGCACCATCGATGTTCCTCAAGTGCGGGCCCTTTCTGCCCAGGTGCAGGAGACGCGCATCTTCGATTTGACCGACGCCCTGGCCCAGCGCAGACAGAAGCAGGCCCTGGACATTCTTCACAGCCTGCTGACCGAAGGGCAGCCGCCATTGCTCTTACTGGGCTTCATGCTCTCGCAGGTGCGCACGCTTCTCCTCGTCAAAGAGCTGACGCAGAAAGGATTGCGCGCAGCAGAGATTGCCTCGACGCTGGGCATCGCGCCTTTCATCGCCGAGCGAGCTGTTCAGCAAGCGCGGCAGTTCAGTCTTGTTCAGCTTGAATTCATCTATCGCCAGCTCGTCGAAACGGATGCCGCCTTGAAGCGCAGCCGACTCAGCCCCGAGGTTGCTTTTGACCTGGTGCTCATGCACTTTTTCACCGTCCCAACCCGTCCCTAGCGGCAGCCGGCCCCCCCGCCGCGGACCTGTGCGGAAGCCCATTGACAGCAGCAGCAAGCGCCTGCTCAGCCTCCTTAAGATGCGGCACACTTGTTCTCAATCAAGCTCAAGCTGTTCCCAAGGATGCACCAATGGCCACGAGTTCCCTCCTTGAACAGAGACTGATCGCGCGCATCGAGCGCGAGGGGCCACTGTCCTTCGCCGAATATATGCGCATAGCGCTCTATGATCCAGAGAGCGGTTACTATGCAGCTGGTACTCCGCGCATCGGCTGGTCCGGGGATTACTTCACGAGCGGCGACCTCGGAGACTTCTTCGCCCACTGCCTGGGGCGCCAACTCTGGCAGATGTGGGAGGAGCTAGGCCGCCCG
Encoded here:
- the holA gene encoding DNA polymerase III subunit delta, whose amino-acid sequence is MFYLLHGDDEFSSREALRRLRRQGDFGYNQDVYHGDETELATIVATCSTLPFLSEGRLVIVEGLPRKRRSSSSTAQEREAASVSAESDQGAGSATGEGAGERKRSRARKGSKKAGPASRADFEQGLASFVPAMPASTTLILLVDEALEARHPLVEAARRHGQEIKSLLPKGAALERWIEERAAQLKVRITHEAVTLLANFIGSQTRMLANELEKLATYVGEGGTIDVPQVRALSAQVQETRIFDLTDALAQRRQKQALDILHSLLTEGQPPLLLLGFMLSQVRTLLLVKELTQKGLRAAEIASTLGIAPFIAERAVQQARQFSLVQLEFIYRQLVETDAALKRSRLSPEVAFDLVLMHFFTVPTRP